Proteins from one Homalodisca vitripennis isolate AUS2020 chromosome 3, UT_GWSS_2.1, whole genome shotgun sequence genomic window:
- the LOC124357831 gene encoding protein inscuteable homolog isoform X2, translating into MGEFRRTQSKVWWSHYPEDEDEEMMVSSPSLLPGWGPGVPLSPDRGSPSNGSHKSQDSGFSDSEGSSPHNKPSESPEEQQQEPSLPRILPDTPLTRIPRVCLSRYKTTLTLDKCLNNTWNGETAETSGRFLRFNQSECVLSVFKSDWDGSTEHLNIEEARTSFVIESEEECESKELPKNTSVSNMVEPSENKVEHSAHEITESSVPQDSSLDSSISTTENQTALFIPKPSLNLRPKSPTSVLPTSPVSSRPNTPSRLSPSRFLLTPKTSRLSSWNSDLDLTANLGAPTHCSTPKTNPIERVQPLSSRFARRPVNLNKHFESSELSEEREPPPPVQQWCRELRCVCEPECMTTLQSKSLTADLSRQVTLMAATTTEAVRTLQNRTRLISTEFTKLYRKVEQGHLEHVGPLVQSLLGHISELLAVTESDCSELLAASEGLRALATAAQPQQPALSESVSRLGLAFTGVVDDLLARQIKLLVGVLEEPSSSLALLSALSALSGLGLEAPHLGELMSRCAGIRALLVVCIDSRSTSIRTAALRILATVCCSSLTIRQFEQGGGVEIISDIIADEKRPETEVTEAVSVLAQVTAPWVEDNHSVQGLTEQLTVLVAALTRLVNNTTSSPTLLLTAAALCHLSLLEPQCVWKLLECTTAGTLLLAVRRQGPQASVFLMEQAAGLIANMAAVPEARPHLAEHRAMVALLCFLQVRHSPLQRAAEITAAERLQHKSAIALSRLCSDPSVAAQVVDLQGVNRLVRLCKEEKERNHSDGVLVACLAALRKIVANCGTKVVDELNARELIEPRLLDSFLLYSSRQESYV; encoded by the exons ATGGGGGAGTTCCGGCGCACACAGAGTAAGGTGTGGTGGTCACACTACCCAGAGGATGAGGACGAGGAAATGATGGTATCATCACCATCACTGCTGCCAGGCTGGGGACCCGGGGTTCCTCTGAGCCCAGACCGTGGCAGTCCCAGCAATGGCAGTCACAAGAGCCAGGACTCTGGATTCTCGGATTCTGAAGGTTCATCCCCCCACAACAAACCTTCAGAGAGTCCTGAAGAACAGCAGCAGGAACCGTCCCTCCCAAGAATACTCCCGGATACTCCACTGACGAGGATACCCCGGGTGTGCTTATCGCGATACAAGACCACCCTGACACTCGACAAATGCCTCAACAACACCTGGAATGGAGAGACAGCCGAAACATCAGGACGTTTCTTGAGGTTTAACCAAAGTGAATGTGTCCTTTCTGTGTTTAAAAGTGACTGGGATGGTTCCACTGAACATCTCAACATTGAGGAGGCCAGGACATCGTTTGTGATTGAAAGCGAGGAGGAGTGTGAAAGCAAAGAGTTACCAAAGAATACATCTGTAAGTAATATGGTGGAACCGAGTGAAAACAAAGTAGAGCACAGTGCACATGAAATAACGGAATCGTCAGTCCCTCAGGATTCATCATTAGACAGTAGTATCAGCACTACTGAGAACCAGACTGCCCTGTTTATCCCAAAACCTTCTCTGAATCTCCGGCCAAAGTCTCCCACTTCAGTACTCCCAACAAGTCCTGTATCTTCCAGACCTAACACTCCTTCCAGACTGAGTCCCTCCCGCTTCCTCCTGACTCCCAAGACGTCTCGGCTCTCATCCTGGAACTCAGATCTGGATCTGACAGCAAATCTGGGAGCACCAACTCACTGCTCGACTCCAAAGACCAACCCAATTGAAAGGGTTCAACCTTTAAGCTCCAGATTTGCAAGGAGGCCTGTGAAtcttaataaacattttgaaag TTCGGAGCTGAGCGAAGAGAGGGAACCACCACCTCCTGTACAGCAATGGTGCCGTGAGCTACGATGCGTGTGTGAGCCTGAGTGTATGACCACGTTGCAGAGCAAGTCCTTGACAGCAGACCTGAGTAGACAGGTGACACTCATGGCTGCCACCACGACAGAGGCTGTCCGTACCTTGCAAAACCGCACAAGGCTCATCTCCACTGAGTTCACCAAGCTATACAG AAAGGTGGAGCAGGGTCATTTGGAGCATGTGGGACCTCTGGTACAGAGTCTGCTGGGTCATATCAGTGAGCTGTTAGCAGTGACAGAGAGTGACTGTAGCGAGCTGCTAGCAGCTAGCGAAGGGCTGCGGGCTCTAGCGACTGCAGCACAGCCCCAGCAGCCAGCCCTGTCTGAGAGTGTCAGTAGGTTGGGTCTTGCGTTCACTGGGGTTGTCGATGATCTACTTGCCCGCCAGATCAAG TTGCTGGTAGGTGTGCTGGAGGAGCCATCATCAAGTCTAGCCCTTCTGTCCGCCCTGTCCGCACTCTCAGGCCTAGGTCTGGAGGCTCCTCACCTGGGTGAGCTAATGTCTCGCTGCGCGGGGATCCGAGCCCTACTCGTTGTCTGTATAGACTCTCGGTCCACCTCTATCAGAACTGCTGCCCTCCGCATCCTTGCCACCGTCTGTTGCTCCAGTCTCACCATACGTCAGTTTGAGCAG GGTGGTGGGGTAGAGATAATCTCAGACATCATAGCGGACGAGAAGAGGCCAGAGACGGAGGTGACAGAAGCAGTGTCGGTGCTGGCTCAGGTGACAGCCCCCTGGGTGGAGGACAACCACTCGGTACAGGGGCTCACGGAGCAGCTCACTGTCCTGGTAGCCGCACTCACAC GCCTGGTGAACAATACAACTAGCAGCCCCACTCTGCTGCTGACTGCTGCTGCTCTCTGCCACCTCAGCCTGCTGGAGCCCCAGTGTGTCTGGAAGCTGCTAGAGTGCACGACAGCCGGTACCTTGCTGCTAGCAGTTCGTCGCCAGGGCCCCCAGGCATCTGTCTTTCTCATG GAGCAAGCAGCAGGTCTGATAGCCAATATGGCCGCAGTCCCTGAAGCTCGACCCCATCTGGCAGAGCACCGAGCCATGGTGGCACTCCTGTGTTTCCTGCAAGTCCGCCACTCTCCTCTCCAGCGAGCAGCAGAGATTACCGCAGCAGAGCGATTACAACACAAGTCTGCAATCGCACTCTCCAG GTTATGTAGTGACCCCAGTGTTGCAGCTCAGGTGGTCGATCTCCAAGGCGTGAACAGACTTGTCCGGTTATGTAAGGAGGAGAAGGAGAGGAACCATAGTGACGGTGTCTTGGTGGCCTGTCTG GCGGCATTGCGCAAGATCGTTGCCAATTGCGGCACGAAGGTGGTGGACGAGTTAAACGCCCGTGAACTCATCGAACCTCGTCTGCTGGACTCGTTTTTGCTGTACTCTTCACGGCAGGAGAGCTACGTGTGA
- the LOC124357831 gene encoding protein inscuteable homolog isoform X1, with protein MGEFRRTQSKVWWSHYPEDEDEEMMVSSPSLLPGWGPGVPLSPDRGSPSNGSHKSQDSGFSDSEGSSPHNKPSESPEEQQQEPSLPRILPDTPLTRIPRVCLSRYKTTLTLDKCLNNTWNGETAETSGRFLRFNQSECVLSVFKSDWDGSTEHLNIEEARTSFVIESEEECESKELPKNTSVSNMVEPSENKVEHSAHEITESSVPQDSSLDSSISTTENQTALFIPKPSLNLRPKSPTSVLPTSPVSSRPNTPSRLSPSRFLLTPKTSRLSSWNSDLDLTANLGAPTHCSTPKTNPIERVQPLSSRFARRPVNLNKHFESSSELSEEREPPPPVQQWCRELRCVCEPECMTTLQSKSLTADLSRQVTLMAATTTEAVRTLQNRTRLISTEFTKLYRKVEQGHLEHVGPLVQSLLGHISELLAVTESDCSELLAASEGLRALATAAQPQQPALSESVSRLGLAFTGVVDDLLARQIKLLVGVLEEPSSSLALLSALSALSGLGLEAPHLGELMSRCAGIRALLVVCIDSRSTSIRTAALRILATVCCSSLTIRQFEQGGGVEIISDIIADEKRPETEVTEAVSVLAQVTAPWVEDNHSVQGLTEQLTVLVAALTRLVNNTTSSPTLLLTAAALCHLSLLEPQCVWKLLECTTAGTLLLAVRRQGPQASVFLMEQAAGLIANMAAVPEARPHLAEHRAMVALLCFLQVRHSPLQRAAEITAAERLQHKSAIALSRLCSDPSVAAQVVDLQGVNRLVRLCKEEKERNHSDGVLVACLAALRKIVANCGTKVVDELNARELIEPRLLDSFLLYSSRQESYV; from the exons ATGGGGGAGTTCCGGCGCACACAGAGTAAGGTGTGGTGGTCACACTACCCAGAGGATGAGGACGAGGAAATGATGGTATCATCACCATCACTGCTGCCAGGCTGGGGACCCGGGGTTCCTCTGAGCCCAGACCGTGGCAGTCCCAGCAATGGCAGTCACAAGAGCCAGGACTCTGGATTCTCGGATTCTGAAGGTTCATCCCCCCACAACAAACCTTCAGAGAGTCCTGAAGAACAGCAGCAGGAACCGTCCCTCCCAAGAATACTCCCGGATACTCCACTGACGAGGATACCCCGGGTGTGCTTATCGCGATACAAGACCACCCTGACACTCGACAAATGCCTCAACAACACCTGGAATGGAGAGACAGCCGAAACATCAGGACGTTTCTTGAGGTTTAACCAAAGTGAATGTGTCCTTTCTGTGTTTAAAAGTGACTGGGATGGTTCCACTGAACATCTCAACATTGAGGAGGCCAGGACATCGTTTGTGATTGAAAGCGAGGAGGAGTGTGAAAGCAAAGAGTTACCAAAGAATACATCTGTAAGTAATATGGTGGAACCGAGTGAAAACAAAGTAGAGCACAGTGCACATGAAATAACGGAATCGTCAGTCCCTCAGGATTCATCATTAGACAGTAGTATCAGCACTACTGAGAACCAGACTGCCCTGTTTATCCCAAAACCTTCTCTGAATCTCCGGCCAAAGTCTCCCACTTCAGTACTCCCAACAAGTCCTGTATCTTCCAGACCTAACACTCCTTCCAGACTGAGTCCCTCCCGCTTCCTCCTGACTCCCAAGACGTCTCGGCTCTCATCCTGGAACTCAGATCTGGATCTGACAGCAAATCTGGGAGCACCAACTCACTGCTCGACTCCAAAGACCAACCCAATTGAAAGGGTTCAACCTTTAAGCTCCAGATTTGCAAGGAGGCCTGTGAAtcttaataaacattttgaaag CAGTTCGGAGCTGAGCGAAGAGAGGGAACCACCACCTCCTGTACAGCAATGGTGCCGTGAGCTACGATGCGTGTGTGAGCCTGAGTGTATGACCACGTTGCAGAGCAAGTCCTTGACAGCAGACCTGAGTAGACAGGTGACACTCATGGCTGCCACCACGACAGAGGCTGTCCGTACCTTGCAAAACCGCACAAGGCTCATCTCCACTGAGTTCACCAAGCTATACAG AAAGGTGGAGCAGGGTCATTTGGAGCATGTGGGACCTCTGGTACAGAGTCTGCTGGGTCATATCAGTGAGCTGTTAGCAGTGACAGAGAGTGACTGTAGCGAGCTGCTAGCAGCTAGCGAAGGGCTGCGGGCTCTAGCGACTGCAGCACAGCCCCAGCAGCCAGCCCTGTCTGAGAGTGTCAGTAGGTTGGGTCTTGCGTTCACTGGGGTTGTCGATGATCTACTTGCCCGCCAGATCAAG TTGCTGGTAGGTGTGCTGGAGGAGCCATCATCAAGTCTAGCCCTTCTGTCCGCCCTGTCCGCACTCTCAGGCCTAGGTCTGGAGGCTCCTCACCTGGGTGAGCTAATGTCTCGCTGCGCGGGGATCCGAGCCCTACTCGTTGTCTGTATAGACTCTCGGTCCACCTCTATCAGAACTGCTGCCCTCCGCATCCTTGCCACCGTCTGTTGCTCCAGTCTCACCATACGTCAGTTTGAGCAG GGTGGTGGGGTAGAGATAATCTCAGACATCATAGCGGACGAGAAGAGGCCAGAGACGGAGGTGACAGAAGCAGTGTCGGTGCTGGCTCAGGTGACAGCCCCCTGGGTGGAGGACAACCACTCGGTACAGGGGCTCACGGAGCAGCTCACTGTCCTGGTAGCCGCACTCACAC GCCTGGTGAACAATACAACTAGCAGCCCCACTCTGCTGCTGACTGCTGCTGCTCTCTGCCACCTCAGCCTGCTGGAGCCCCAGTGTGTCTGGAAGCTGCTAGAGTGCACGACAGCCGGTACCTTGCTGCTAGCAGTTCGTCGCCAGGGCCCCCAGGCATCTGTCTTTCTCATG GAGCAAGCAGCAGGTCTGATAGCCAATATGGCCGCAGTCCCTGAAGCTCGACCCCATCTGGCAGAGCACCGAGCCATGGTGGCACTCCTGTGTTTCCTGCAAGTCCGCCACTCTCCTCTCCAGCGAGCAGCAGAGATTACCGCAGCAGAGCGATTACAACACAAGTCTGCAATCGCACTCTCCAG GTTATGTAGTGACCCCAGTGTTGCAGCTCAGGTGGTCGATCTCCAAGGCGTGAACAGACTTGTCCGGTTATGTAAGGAGGAGAAGGAGAGGAACCATAGTGACGGTGTCTTGGTGGCCTGTCTG GCGGCATTGCGCAAGATCGTTGCCAATTGCGGCACGAAGGTGGTGGACGAGTTAAACGCCCGTGAACTCATCGAACCTCGTCTGCTGGACTCGTTTTTGCTGTACTCTTCACGGCAGGAGAGCTACGTGTGA